Proteins encoded by one window of Paroedura picta isolate Pp20150507F chromosome 11, Ppicta_v3.0, whole genome shotgun sequence:
- the POMGNT2 gene encoding protein O-linked-mannose beta-1,4-N-acetylglucosaminyltransferase 2: MNIAAVFNALLVSILAAVLWKYIKLQDHVSVLEEELVLIHQSQELSQVRIDYHAALQALVEDGTRMVCTGRMHTDRICRFESLCYSTEAEEFVFFHSNYSVMLPNLGSRRFQPALLDLSSVEDHNTQYFNFVELPAAALKFMPKPVFVPDVALIVNRFNPDNLMHVFHDDLLPIFYTMQQFPDLDLESRLFFMEGWGEGLHFELYKLLSNKQPLLREQLKTLGRLLCFTKSYVGLSKITTWYQYGFVQPQGPKANILVSGNEIRQFAKFMMEKLNVSLEGTPQEDYIIVFSRTINRLILNEAELILALAQEFQMKTITVSLEDHTFSDIVRLISSASMLVSMHGAQLVMSLFLPRGATVVELFPYAINPEHYTPYKTLSTLPGMELQYIAWQNTDKQNTVAYPDRPWDQGGIAHLDKLEQDRIMKSTEVPRHLCCRNPEWLFRVYQDTKVNVASLIQLIRQTVKAKPGSRRQKWASGLYPGKVREAKCQASVQGTAEAKLSVSWQIPWNLKYLKVREVKYEVWIQEQGENTYMPYILSHQNHTFSDNIKPFTNYLVWIRCIFNKNLLGPFAEVLLCST, from the coding sequence ATGAACATAGCGGCTGTGTTCAATGCCTTGCTAGTGTCCATCCTTGCAGCGGTGCTGTGGAAATACATCAAGCTGCAAGACCACGTCTCAgtgctggaggaggagctggtcctcATTCACCAGTCCCAGGAGCTCTCGCAGGTCCGCATCGACTACCATGCCGCACTCCAGGCCCTGGTGGAAGACGGCACCCGAATGGTGTGCACCGGCAGGATGCACACGGACCGCATCTGCCGTTTCGAGTCGCTGTGTTATTCCACGGAGGCGGAAGAGTTCGTCTTCTTCCATAGCAACTACTCAGTCATGCTGCCCAACTTGGGCTCCAGAAGGTTCCAGCCTGCCCTCCTCGATCTGTCCTCCGTGGAGGACCACAACACGCAGTATTTTAACTTTGTGGAACTGCCCGCTGCCGCGTTGAAATTTATGCCGAAGCCGGTTTTTGTCCCCGACGTGGCCCTGATCGTGAACAGGTTCAATCCAGACAACTTGATGCACGTCTTTCACGATGATCTCCTCCCGATCTTCTACACCATGCAGCAGTTCCCAGATTTGGATCTCGAGTCGCGCTTGTTTTTcatggaagggtggggggaaggcctGCACTTTGAGCTGTACAAACTGCTAAGTAACAAGCAGCCCCTCTTGAGAGAGCAGCTGAAAACCCTCGGGCGGCTGCTTTGCTTCACCAAGTCCTACGTGGGGCTCTCCAAAATCACAACGTGGTACCAGTATGGCTTTGTTCAGCCCCAGGGGCCAAAGGCCAACATCCTGGTCTCTGGCAACGAGATCCGGCAGTTCGCAAAGTTCATGATGGAGAAGCTGAATGTTAGCTTGGAGGGAACACCCCAGGAGGACTATATTATCGTGTTCAGCCGAACTATAAACAGACTAATTCTAAATGAGGCAGAGCTTATCTTGGCTCTTGCCCAGGAGTTTCAGATGAAAACCATTACCGTCTCCTTGGAAGACCACACGTTTTCCGATATCGTCCGTTTGATCAGCAGCGCGTCCATGTTAGTCAGCATGCATGGGGCACAGCTCGTGATGTCTCTCTTCCTGCCAAGAGGCGCCACGGTTGTAGAACTCTTCCCTTACGCAATAAACCCTGAACATTATACGCCGTACAAAACGTTGTCCACCCTTCCGGGCATGGAGCTTCAGTACATCGCCTGGCAGAACACGGACAAGCAGAATACGGTGGCCTACCCAGACAGGCCCTGGGATCAAGGTGGGATTGCTCACttagacaaactggaacaagaCCGCATCATGAAAAGCACAGAAGTTCCCCGTCACCTCTGTTGCCGAAACCCAGAATGGCTTTTCAGGGTCTACCAGGACACAAAGGTCAACGTGGCCTCCCTCATCCAACTGATCAGGCAAACTGTGAAAGCCAAGCCTGGGTCCAGGAGGCAGAAGTGGGCTAGCGGGCTTTATCCGGGCAAAGTCCGAGAGGCCAAATGCCAGGCCTCTGTCCAAGGAACTGCCGAAGCGAAGCTCTCTGTGTCTTGGCAGATCCCTTGGAACCTCAAATACCTGAAAGTGAGGGAGGTGAAGTATGAAGTGTGGATCCAGGAGCAAGGAGAGAACACGTACATGCCTTACATATTGTCTCATCAGAATCATACGTTTTCAGACAACATTAAGCCCTTCACGAACTACCTGGTGTGGATCCGCTGCATTTTCAACAAAAATCTCCTGGGACCGTTTGCAGAGGTGCTGTTGTGTAGTACGTAA